One Fundulus heteroclitus isolate FHET01 chromosome 1, MU-UCD_Fhet_4.1, whole genome shotgun sequence genomic window carries:
- the LOC105918143 gene encoding P2Y purinoceptor 1 — protein MNNSSCTPPDKELFEHTVLPILYVMVFPVGVVLNVWGMKSLLHKWKQLRDIDILVINLGLADMLYLLTLPFLITYYFKGSVWIFGEAFCKITRFCFKVNLYCSIGFLTCISVYRYLAIVYPIKTLGKLTVTNSAVISAMVWILVSAQSLPDMFFPKHSENNTNQCYDATDWYKVEDYFSYSLSVTFIGFCIPSGIILGCYGHVTLVVCRSNTMKKEVKQRIIKLLVLLILLFSVCFTPYHIFKNLSLYSRVLIHQGTCPAWDSKSFIGRQASRGLVSLNSALNPLVYFNINEDMGEQFRQLLRGGRQMFSRLFQSKSSFVPVPQTEQEVGSPVTENVFLY, from the coding sequence ATGAACAACAGCAGCTGTACTCCACCAGATAAGGAACTATTTGAACATACAGTGCTGCCTATTCTTTATGTCATGGTGTTTCCTGTCGGAGTGGTACTGAATGTGTGGGGAATGAAGTCTTTGCTGCATAAATGGAAGCAGCTTCGGGACATTGATATCCTGGTTATTAACCTCGGACTAGCAGACATGTTGTATCTGCTCACTCTCCCCTTTCTGATAACGTACTACTTCAAAGGGAGTGTCTGGATCTTTGGAGAAGCCTTTTGCAAGATAACAAGGTTCTGCTTCAAAGTGAACTTATACTGCAGCATCGGATTCCTGACGTGTATAAGCGTCTACAGGTACCTGGCCATCGTTTATCCAATAAAAACATTGGGGAAATTAACAGTGACTAACTCTGCAGTAATCTCAGCCATGGTATGGATTCTGGTGAGTGCTCAAAGTCTTCCAGACATGTTCTTCCCCAAACATTCAGAGAACAATACTAACCAATGTTATGATGCAACTGATTGGTATAAGGTTGAGGATTACTTCTCGTACAGTCTCAGTGTGACATTCATTGGATTCTGCATCCCTTCTGGCATCATTCTGGGCTGCTATGGACATGTGACTCTTGTTGTCTGCCGCTCAAACACGATGAAAAAGGAGGTGAAACAACGAATCATTAAGCTGTTGGTATTGTTGATTCTTCTCTTCTCGGTTTGTTTTACACCTTACCACATATTCAAGAACCTCAGCCTGTATTCCAGAGTTCTGATTCATCAGGGTACATGCCCCGCGTGGGATTCGAAATCCTTCATAGGACGTCAGGCCAGTCGTGGCCTTGTAAGCCTGAACAGCGCTCTCAACCCGCTGGTTTACTTCAATATAAATGAGGATATGGGTGAACAATTCAGGCAGCTGCTGCGGGGAGGTCGACAGATGTTCAGTCGTTTGTTTCAGTCAAAATCCAGCTTTGTTCCTGTACCACAGACAGAACAAGAAGTTGGCAGTCCtgtcacagaaaatgtttttctttattaa
- the LOC110366952 gene encoding P2Y purinoceptor 1 → MEDYINNSNCTRPDKLFEHTVLPILYVMVFPVGVVLNVWGMKSLLQKWKKLQGIDILVINLGLADMLYLLTLPFLITYHFKGSVWIFGEAFCKITRFCFKVNLYCSIGFLTCISVYRYLAIVYPLKTMGKLTVTNCAVISAIVWILVSAQSVPDMFFPKHPENKTNKCYDTTDWDKVENYFSYSLSVTFIGFCIPSGIILGCYGHVTLVLCRSNTMKKDVKQRIIKLLVLLILLFSVCFTPYHIFKNLSLYSRVMINQRTCPSWDLISFIGRQASRGLVSLNSALNPLVYFNINEDMGEQFRQLLRGGRQMFSRLFQSNSCSVPVPQTEQEIASPITEDIFLI, encoded by the coding sequence ATGGAAGACTATATCAATAACAGCAACTGTACTCGACCAGATAAGCTATTTGAACATACAGTACTGCCTATTCTTTACGTCATGGTGTTTCCTGTCGGAGTGGTACTGAATGTGTGGGGAATGAAGTCTTTGctgcaaaaatggaagaaaCTTCAGGGCATTGATATCCTGGTTATTAACCTCGGACTAGCAGACATGTTGTATCTGCTCACTCTCCCCTTTCTGATAACGTACCACTTCAAAGGGAGTGTCTGGATCTTTGGAGAAGCCTTCTGCAAGATAACAAGGTTCTGCTTCAAAGTGAACTTATACTGCAGCATCGGATTCCTGACGTGTATAAGCGTCTACAGGTACCTGGCCATCGTTTATCCATTGAAAACAATGGGGAAATTAACAGTGACTAACTGTGCAGTAATCTCAGCCATAGTATGGATTCTGGTGAGTGCTCAGAGTGTTCCAGACATGTTCTTCCccaaacatccagagaacaagACTAACAAATGTTATGATACAACTGATTGGGATAAGGTTGAGAATTACTTCTCGTACAGTCTCAGTGTGACATTCATTGGATTCTGCATCCCTTCTGGCATTATTCTGGGCTGCTACGGACATGTGACTCTTGTTCTCTGTCGCTCAAACACGATGAAAAAGGATGTGAAACAACGAATCATCAAGCTGTTGGTATTGTTGATTCTTCTCTTCTCGGTTTGTTTTACACCTTACCACATATTCAAGAACCTCAGCCTGTATTCCAGAGTTATGATTAATCAGCGTACATGCCCCTCGTGGGATTTGATATCCTTCATAGGACGTCAGGCCAGTCGTGGCCTTGTAAGCCTGAACAGTGCTCTCAACCCGCTGGTTTACTTCAATATAAATGAGGATATGGGTGAACAATTCAGGCAGCTGCTGCGGGGAGGTCGACAGATGTTCAGTCGTTTGTTTCAGTCAAACTCCTGCTCTGTTCCTGTACCACAGACAGAACAAGAAATTGCCAGTCCTATCACAGaagatatttttcttatttaa